In the Populus trichocarpa isolate Nisqually-1 chromosome 1, P.trichocarpa_v4.1, whole genome shotgun sequence genome, one interval contains:
- the LOC7463832 gene encoding 40S ribosomal protein S8: protein MGISRDSMHKRRATGGKKKAWRKKRKYELGRQPASTKLSSNKTVRRIRVRGGNVKWRALRLDTGNYSWGSEAVTRKTRILDVVYNASNNELVRTQTLVKSAIVQVDAAPFKQWYLQHYGVDIGRKKKTAPAAKKEGEDGEAAVEEEKKSKHVQRKLEKRQQTRKLDPHIEEQFGSGRLLASISSRPGQCGRADGYILEGKELEFYMKKIQRKKGKGAGAA from the exons ATGG GGATTTCTCGTGATTCTATGCACAAGAGGAGGGCGACTGGAGGAAAGAAGAAAGCctggagaaagaagagaaa GTATGAGCTCGGAAGGCAACCTGCAAGCACTAAGCTCTCTAGCAACAAGACAGTTAGGAGGATTCGGGTTCGAGGAGGAAATGTGAAGTGGCGTGCTCTGAGACTTGATACTGGAAACTACTCATGGGGGAGTGAGGCTGTGACCCGAAAGACCAGGATTCTTGATGTGGTGTACAATGCATCTAACAATGAGTTGGTCCGTACTCAGACTTTGGTGAAGAGTGCCATTGTTCAGGTTGATGCTGCACCTTTCAAGCAGTGGTATCTCCAGCACTATGGTGTGGACATTGGTCGCAAGAAGAAAACCGCACCAGCTGCCAAGAAGGAAGGAGAG GATGGTGAGGCTGCTGttgaggaggagaagaagagcaAGCATGTCCAGAGAAAGCTGGAGAAGAGACAACAGACTCGCAAGCTTGACCCGCATATCGAAGAACAATTTGGTAGTGGTCGTTTGCTAGCTTCTATTTCATCACGTCCTGGTCAGTGTGGGCGAGCTGATGG ATACATCCTGGAGGGCAAAGAATTGGAGTTTTACATGAAGAAGATACAGAGGAAGAAGGGCAAGGGAGCTGGGGCTGCCTAG